The Acidimicrobiales bacterium sequence CGCTGAGGGTCGAGTGGCGCCGAAAAGGGCCGGATCAGACCTCGGCGTCGGTCTCGTCGCGGATGTCGCCCACCAGCGCTTCGAGCGCGTCCTCGAGCGTGACGAGCCCGAGCAGGCGACCCTCCGTTGTCTGGACCAAGGCGACATGGCGGCGGACGCGCCGCATGGCCCGCATGAGGTCACGCACCGAGGTGTCGGGTCCGACGATGAGCATGCGCCGCATCATCTCCAGCGGCACCTGATCGTCACGGGCGTCGGGACCGAGCCGCAGCAGGTCCTTGGAGTGGACGAACCCGATGATGTCGTCCGGCCCGCCGCCCTCGATCGGGATGCGGCTGTGGCCCGTCTCGGCCACCCGTCGCTCGATCTCGGCCACGGGCGTCGGACGGGGCACGGAGTGCATCTCCGCCCGCGGCACCATGATCGACCCTGCGGTGCGGGCCCGGAAGTCGAGCGCGCCGGAGAGGAGCTCGCGTTCGAGCTGCTCGATCTTCCCCTGTTCGAGCGCGCCGGCGAGCAGTGTGTGGAACTCGTTGACGGTGAGCGCGGTGTTGAGTTCGTCGACCGGCTCGTAGCCGAACAGGCGGACGATGCCGTTCGAGATGAGGTTGAGGAACCAGACCACCGGCTTGAACAGCGCGACATAGGCACCGTGCAGCGGCGCCAGGACCCGCGCCACCTTTTCCGGATTCGCGATGGCCAGGTTCTTCGGCACCATCTCCCCGACGACCATGTGGAGCACCACCACGATGCTCAACGCGATCAGGAACGAGATGGTGTGCAGGACGCTGCTCGACAGGTGCACGAAGGACTCGATCGCGGATTCGAGGAGGGTCGCGATCGCCGGTTCCGCGACATAACCGAGTCCGAGCGACGCCATGGTGATGCCCAACTGGGCACCGGCGAGCTGCGGCTGGAGGTCGCGAACCGCGTCGAGGGCGGCCTCCGCTCGCGGGTCGTCGCCCGACAGCGTCATCGGCTCGAGTCGCGAGACCCGCGAGGCGAGCAGGGCGAACTCGATCGCGACGAAGAACCCGTTGGCGACCAGGAGGAGCACCGCGGCGATGAGGAAGCCGGTGGTCATGATGGTGTCTCCGACGGTGTCTCCGGCGGCGGCGTCTCCGGCGGCGCCACGACGCGGACCGAGGCGATGCGCAGCCGCTCCATGGCCACCACTTCGAGCCGCCACCCGTCGACCGTGCACATGTCGCCCGGGGTCGGGATCTCGCCGAGCTGATCCAGCACCAGGCCGGCGAGCGTCTCGTACTCACCCGGCGGCATGTCGAACCCCGTCAGGTCACGGACCTCGTCGGGATGCAGGGAAGCCGGGATGACGGTGGAGCCCTTCGCCTCGACCCGCGTGAGCGACGTCGAGATGATGTCGTGCTCGTCGTCGATCTCGCCGACCAACTCCTCGAGCACGTCTTCGAGCGTGATGATGCCCGCCGTGCCGCCGTGCTCGTCGACCACCACGGCCAACTGTTGCCCGCCCTCGCGCAGGTCGACCAGGAGTTCGTCGAGGTCGCGGGCCTCCGGTACGGCGAGCACCGGCGCCATCAGGTCGATGACGTGGGTCGTGGACCGCTCGCTCACCGGCACGCCGTGGACCGACTTCACGTGCACGACGCCGACGAGATCGTCCAGACCGTCGGCCATCACGGGGAACCGGGAGTGGCCGCTGGACACCGCGAGCTCGACCAGATCGTCGACCGTCGCCTCGTCGTCGACCGCCACGACCCGCACGCGCGGCACCATCGCGTCGTCCGCCGACTTGTCGGCGAGCCGGATGGATCGGGTGAGGAGGTCGACCTCCGCCGGATCGAGCATCCCTTCCTCGCCCGAGCTGCGGATCATGTGTTCGAGCTCTTCGAGGTTCGGGATCGCCTCGAGCTCCTCGGCGGGCTCGACCCCCAGCCGACGCGTCAGGCGAGCCGCCATGCCGTCGAGCACCACGATCACCGGCCCGGCGAGGATGCCGTAGACCGCGGTCGGACGGGAGAGGGCGAACGACGATTCGAGGGGCCGACTGGTGGCGAGGGACTTCGGCACCAGCTCGCCGAACACCATCTGCACGACCGTGGCGATCAGCAGCGCGAGGGCGATCGAGACCCCGCGGGGCACGTCGCCGAAAACGCTCTCCAGCCCCGGTTCGATCGCCGCCGCGACGGCCGGTTCGGCCAGGAACCCGAGGAGCAGGGACGTGACGGTGATGCCGAGCTGGGCGCCCGACAGGTGGTACGAGATGCGGTCGAGCAGCCCCTGCACACGACGGGCGGCGCTGCTGCCCTGTGCGGCGCGTTCGTCGACACGGGTTCGATCGACGGCCACCAGCGCGAACTCGGCGGCGACGAAGGCTGCGTTGGCCGCGACCAGGGCGACGGCGGCCAGGAGCCGTAGGGCGATGTCGATCGGAACTCCTCAGTCGATCTGCGTCATCGGAAAATGTACCCGTAGGTTGGAGCGAATGTCGTCGCTCGCCACCACCCCCGTCTCCCCGGACGGTCGGGTGCGCCCTTCGACTCACAGCCGATTCGACCCTCCACGCAGGCGGATCGACCCCGATCCGTCGAGGACGTGGCTCCGACGGCTGGCTCCGGTCGTCTGGTCGCAGAAGCCGCTCTTCTTGTTCGGCGTGACCTGCGGCCTGCTCTCGACGGCCGCGACCGTCTTCGTCCCGCTCACCGTGGGCATGGGCATCGACGCGGTTCGGGACAAGGACGATGTCACGCCGTTCGTCGTCGCCCTGTTCGTCCTCGCCGCCTGCCGCTTCGGGTTTGGCTTCGGGTACCGCTTCAGCCTGTTCCGGGCGGCGCACCGCATCGAGGCGGACCTGCGGAACCTGATCTACAACCGGCTCACGGAGCTGTCGTTCGGCTACTGGGATCGCATCCAGAGTGGGCAGGTGATCAGCCGGGCCAACACCGACATCCGGTCGATCCAGCTGTTGTTCTCGTTCGGGCCGCTCATCGCGATGCAGGTCGTCCTGTTGGGCTTCGCCCTCGTGGTCATGGTCTCGATCAACCTCGGTCTCACCGCCGTCGCGCTGGCGCCGTTGCCGTTCGTGTTCGTCATCGGCATCGTGCTCCGCAACCGGATCTTCCCGCTGTCGTGGATCGTCCAGGCCCGCCAGGCGGACGTCGCGACGATCGTGGACGAGAACATCCAGGGCACGCGGGTCGTCAAGGCCTTCGCCCAGGAGAAGCGTCAGGTTCAACTGCTCGCCGCCGCCGCCCGCCGACTGCGATGGGCGGCCACCTCGGTGGCGGACACCCGGGCGCGCTACGCCCCGGCGATGGAGGCCTTCCCCCGGCTCGGACTGGCGCTCGTCCTGCTCTACGGCGGGCTCGAGGCGATCGACGGCAACCTCGAGATCGGTTCCCTCGTCGCGTTCAGCGCCTACGTGGTCCTCCTCGCGACCCCGTTCCGGATGGTCGGCTTCATGCTGCTCCAGTGGCAGCGGGCGTCGGCCGCCTCGGTGCGCGTCTTCGAGATCCTCGACGAACCGCCCGCGATCGTCGATCCACCGGACCCCGTCCGCCTCCCGGACCCGATCGGCGCCATCCGTTTCGAGAACGTGTCGTTCGCGTACCCCGTGTCGGACGGTACCGAGGTGCTCCGATCGCTCAGCTTCTCGATCGAGCCGGGCGAGACCGTCGCCATCGTCGGGTCCACGGGCTCGGGCAAGTCCACCATCGCCCGCCTCCTCCCCCGCTTCTACGACGTCGACGACGGCATCGTGTCGGTCGACGGCCACGACGTGCGCACGCTGTCCGTCGCCGACCTGCGCAACGCCGTCAACGTGGTGACCGACGACCCGTTCCTCTTCGCGACGAGCGTGTTCGACAATGTCGCGTTCGCCCGCCCCGACGCCGAGGAACACATCGTCCGCGCCGCGATCGACGACGCCGCGGCCGGCGACTTCGTCGAGGACCTCCCTGACGGCATCGACACCGAGATCGGCGAGCGTGGCCTCACCCTCTCCGGCGGTCAACGGCAACGACTCGCCCTCGCCCGGGCGCTGCTGGCGGACCCGAAGATCCTGATCCTCGATGACGCGACGAGCGCGATCGACGTCGCGGTCGAGGAACGGATCCACGATGCGATCGAACGACGCGGAGTCGATCGCACGACGATCCTGATCGCCCACCGCCTCTCGACGATCGCGCTCGCCGACCGGGTCCTCCTCATCGACGACGGTCGGGTGGTCGCCTCCGGCGGCCACCACGAGCTCCTGGCGACCGACCCGCGCTATGCCGCGATCCTCGCCGACACCACCGACGACGGAGGCGACGCCTGATGTTCGCGGTCGGCGGCGGGTTCTCCCCGGGCAGTGGCCCCACCTCGATGCAGGCCAACGCGGCCGCGGGCCTGCCCCACGCCGACGTGCCGGGGAACCTGCGCAAAAAGGTCGAGGCCGTTCTCGAGCACGAGCCCGAGCACCATGTCGCCGAGGTGCCGTGGACCCACGACGAATGGGACCGCCGGCCGTTCACCCTGCGCGGGTTCCTCTGGCCGCATCGTTGGCGGCTCGGCGGCGCCATCGTGCTCGTCCTCGTCGAGACGATCGCCCTGCTCGTCGGACCGGTGCTGACCCAGATCGGCATCGACGACGGGATCAACGCCCGCAACAAGAACGTGCTCGTGGTCGCAGCCGTCGTCTATGTCGGCGCGGTGATCCTCTCGGCATTCCTCGGCTACGCCCGGGTCAGCTACACGGGTCGCCTCGGCGAACGGCTCAACGAGAACCTGCGCATCCGGGTCTTCAGCCACATGCAGCGCCAGGGCGTCGACTTCCACACGGAGGAGAAGGCCGGCGTCCTCCTCACCCGCATGACGTCGGACATCGAAGCGCTCGCGGTGCTCTTCCAGGAGGGCATCGTCAACCTGCTCGTGCAGGTCTTCACGCTGCTGGTGATCACCACGGCCCTGTTCGTCTACGACCCGCTCCTCGCGATCATCACCCTCGCGGTCGCGATCCCGCCCACACTCGCGACGTCGTTCTGGTTCCGCGGGGTTTCGGCCCGTCGCTACCTCCGGGTGCGCGACCGCATCGCCGCGCTGCTGTCGGATCTGCAGGAGTCGCTCGCCGGTATCCGCGTGATCACGGCCCACAACCGGCGCGCCGTCAACATCGCCCGCCACCGCGACGTCGTCGGTGACCATCGCGACGCCGGCATCGCCGCGGCGAAAGCCAACTCCACCTTCGCCCCGGCCACCGAGTTCATCGGCATCTGCACCCAGGCCGTGCTGCTCGGCGTCGGGGCGGTCATGGTGAGCGACGGGCGGATCTCGGTCGGCGAGATGGCGGCCTTCCTGTTGTTCCTCACATCCTTCTTCGCCCCGATCCAGACCCTCGTCCAGCTCTACAACTCGTACCAGCAGGGCGGCGCCGCGATCGTCAAGCTGCGCGAGCTCCTCGGCACCGAGCCGTCGGTCGTGGAGAAGCCGGACGCCGCCGAGCTCCCGCCGATCCAGGGCGAGATCGAACTGCGCGACGTCACCTTCAGCTACACCCCCGGCCGGCCGGTGTTGCGCAACATCGATCTGCGGATCGCGCCCGGGGAAACGGTCGCGTTCGTCGGCGAGACCGGTGCGGGCAAGTCCACCGTCGCCCGCCTGCTCACCCGATTCCACGACCCCGATTCCGGCACGGTCACGATCGACGGGCACGACCTGCGCGACGTGACACTCACGAGCCTGCGGTCCCAGCTCGGCGTCGTCCCGCAGGAACCGTTCCTGTTCGCCGGCGTCGTGCGCGACAACGTCGCGTTCGCCCGACCCGATGCCACCGACGAGGAACTCCAGGCTGCGCTCACCGCGGTGGGCATCGACGATCTCGTCGCCCGGCTCGGCGGCCTCGACGCGGTCGTGCACGAGCGCGGCGCATCACTCTCCGCCGGCGAGCGTCAGCTCCTCGCGCTCGCCCGCGCCTTCGTGGCCCGGCCCCGGGTGCTGATCCTCGACGAGGCGACGTCGAACCTCGATCTCCAGAGCGAGTCCCAGGTCGAACGGGCCCTCGACGTCGTGCTGGAAGGCCGCACCGCGGTGATCATCGCCCACCGCCTCGCCACCGCCCGGCGGGCTGATCGCATCGCCGTCGTGCACGACGGCGAGATCGTCGAGCTCGGGTCGCACGACGAGCTCGTCTCCCACGAGGGTCGCTACGCGGCCATGTTCGCGACCTGGATCGCCCACGGCGGCGCCGAGTGAACGTCGACGCGGAGGTCGTGGTGCTGGCCGTGCTGGTCATGGCCATCGCCTCCACCGTGCAGGCCTCCGTCGGGTTCGGCGCCAACATGCTCGCGACGCCGGTGTTCGCCCTGCTCGACCCCGACCTC is a genomic window containing:
- a CDS encoding hemolysin family protein, which encodes MTTGFLIAAVLLLVANGFFVAIEFALLASRVSRLEPMTLSGDDPRAEAALDAVRDLQPQLAGAQLGITMASLGLGYVAEPAIATLLESAIESFVHLSSSVLHTISFLIALSIVVVLHMVVGEMVPKNLAIANPEKVARVLAPLHGAYVALFKPVVWFLNLISNGIVRLFGYEPVDELNTALTVNEFHTLLAGALEQGKIEQLERELLSGALDFRARTAGSIMVPRAEMHSVPRPTPVAEIERRVAETGHSRIPIEGGGPDDIIGFVHSKDLLRLGPDARDDQVPLEMMRRMLIVGPDTSVRDLMRAMRRVRRHVALVQTTEGRLLGLVTLEDALEALVGDIRDETDAEV
- a CDS encoding hemolysin family protein, giving the protein MDIALRLLAAVALVAANAAFVAAEFALVAVDRTRVDERAAQGSSAARRVQGLLDRISYHLSGAQLGITVTSLLLGFLAEPAVAAAIEPGLESVFGDVPRGVSIALALLIATVVQMVFGELVPKSLATSRPLESSFALSRPTAVYGILAGPVIVVLDGMAARLTRRLGVEPAEELEAIPNLEELEHMIRSSGEEGMLDPAEVDLLTRSIRLADKSADDAMVPRVRVVAVDDEATVDDLVELAVSSGHSRFPVMADGLDDLVGVVHVKSVHGVPVSERSTTHVIDLMAPVLAVPEARDLDELLVDLREGGQQLAVVVDEHGGTAGIITLEDVLEELVGEIDDEHDIISTSLTRVEAKGSTVIPASLHPDEVRDLTGFDMPPGEYETLAGLVLDQLGEIPTPGDMCTVDGWRLEVVAMERLRIASVRVVAPPETPPPETPSETPS
- a CDS encoding ABC transporter ATP-binding protein; its protein translation is MTCGLLSTAATVFVPLTVGMGIDAVRDKDDVTPFVVALFVLAACRFGFGFGYRFSLFRAAHRIEADLRNLIYNRLTELSFGYWDRIQSGQVISRANTDIRSIQLLFSFGPLIAMQVVLLGFALVVMVSINLGLTAVALAPLPFVFVIGIVLRNRIFPLSWIVQARQADVATIVDENIQGTRVVKAFAQEKRQVQLLAAAARRLRWAATSVADTRARYAPAMEAFPRLGLALVLLYGGLEAIDGNLEIGSLVAFSAYVVLLATPFRMVGFMLLQWQRASAASVRVFEILDEPPAIVDPPDPVRLPDPIGAIRFENVSFAYPVSDGTEVLRSLSFSIEPGETVAIVGSTGSGKSTIARLLPRFYDVDDGIVSVDGHDVRTLSVADLRNAVNVVTDDPFLFATSVFDNVAFARPDAEEHIVRAAIDDAAAGDFVEDLPDGIDTEIGERGLTLSGGQRQRLALARALLADPKILILDDATSAIDVAVEERIHDAIERRGVDRTTILIAHRLSTIALADRVLLIDDGRVVASGGHHELLATDPRYAAILADTTDDGGDA
- a CDS encoding ABC transporter ATP-binding protein translates to MFAVGGGFSPGSGPTSMQANAAAGLPHADVPGNLRKKVEAVLEHEPEHHVAEVPWTHDEWDRRPFTLRGFLWPHRWRLGGAIVLVLVETIALLVGPVLTQIGIDDGINARNKNVLVVAAVVYVGAVILSAFLGYARVSYTGRLGERLNENLRIRVFSHMQRQGVDFHTEEKAGVLLTRMTSDIEALAVLFQEGIVNLLVQVFTLLVITTALFVYDPLLAIITLAVAIPPTLATSFWFRGVSARRYLRVRDRIAALLSDLQESLAGIRVITAHNRRAVNIARHRDVVGDHRDAGIAAAKANSTFAPATEFIGICTQAVLLGVGAVMVSDGRISVGEMAAFLLFLTSFFAPIQTLVQLYNSYQQGGAAIVKLRELLGTEPSVVEKPDAAELPPIQGEIELRDVTFSYTPGRPVLRNIDLRIAPGETVAFVGETGAGKSTVARLLTRFHDPDSGTVTIDGHDLRDVTLTSLRSQLGVVPQEPFLFAGVVRDNVAFARPDATDEELQAALTAVGIDDLVARLGGLDAVVHERGASLSAGERQLLALARAFVARPRVLILDEATSNLDLQSESQVERALDVVLEGRTAVIIAHRLATARRADRIAVVHDGEIVELGSHDELVSHEGRYAAMFATWIAHGGAE